The sequence below is a genomic window from Thiomonas intermedia.
ACGTCTGCGCAAGGCGCGGGCATCGGGTAAGGCTCTGGATCAAGCCATGCCACGCAACTTTTGACCGCCCTATTGACGCTTATTGACGCATCGATCGTGAGTTCCCCCTTGACCTCCAGCCTCACCCCCCCTGCACAGCCCCCTGCGCGCAAGCCCCGGTCGCTGTTCACGCTGTGGCTTCTGCTCGCCATGTCAGCCGCTCCCATCGTGGCGGCGTTTTTTCTGTTCTACGTCGTGCACCCATCAGGCAAGCCGCCTTATGGCGCGTTGGTCGAGCCCCAGCGCCCCATTCCGCTTGACTTGAGCTTGAAAACGCTGGACGGCAAACCCTACAGCCTCAGGCGTCTGGAGGGTTACTGGCTGATGGTGATGGCGGCCCCGGGGGCATGCGACAAGCAGTGTCAGCAATCGTTGTTTTACATGCGGCAAATCCGCATTGCCCAGGGCGACAATCGCGACCAGATCGTGCGCGTCTGGCTGGTGACGGATGACGCGCCGATCAATCCTGGCGTGGCGGAGCCGGCCGAAGGCACCCTCATCCTGCGCGGCCATCAAAAGCAGCTGGCGGCCTGGCTTCCCAACGAGGCAGGGCAGCTCCAGGGGCCGACCTGGCTGGTCGATCCCTTCGGTCACCTGATGATGCAGTTTCCCGCCAATCCCGACCCGACGAAGATAAGGCGCGTGCTCGCCAAGCTGCTCTACAACAATGCGGGCATCAAATTCAAGCATGTGGAGTCGGTGCAATGAATGTCGCGAGCAATGCTATTTGGCAGTTTTCATTGCACTGGGTGCAGGCGCTGGTCTGGGTTGTGGTGCTGATCGGCGTGTTCTGGATGGGGCTGAAAATGCGCTGGTCCAAGCTCACCGCGGTGCTGGTGTTTCTCACACTCGATCTGGTGATGTTCGGCTCTTATGTGCGGCTCACCGACTCGGGGCTGGGTTGTCCGGACTGGCCTGGCTGCTATGCCAAGTTCTCTCCCATCCAGGCGCACGCGCAGATCGCGCAAGCCGTACAGGAGCAGGGCGGCACGCAAGGGAATGTCAGCCCGTTCAAAGCCTGGGTCGAGATGATTCATCGCTATGCGGGCAGCATCATCGGCACGCTGATCATGGTGCTTCTGGCGCGCGCCGCCTGGGCGCGTCGTCACGGCGAGGACATCAAGCTTGGGCTGCCGGTCGCCCTTTTCTTCTGGGTGCTGCTGCAGGGTCTGTTCGGGAAGTGGACGGTCACGATGCAGTTGATTCCGCTCATCGTCACCTTGCACCTCATGGGCGGCGTCATCCTGCTGCTGCTGCTGGCCTGGTTCTGGATGCGAAACAGGGCCGATCTGATCAGCGTGAATGCCGGAACGCTGACACGTACCATCCTCTGGATCGCCATGATCACGGTCGGGATTCAGATTTTCCTCGGCGGTTGGACCAGCACCAACTATGCAGCCCTGGCCTGCAGCGGTTTTCCCACTTGCAACGGCAGTTTCGATCCCACGGTCAACTGGGAGCAGGGCTTCACGCTCTGGCGTCACCTCGGTGAGAACGCGGACGGATCGCCCATCACCACGGCGGCGCTGGTTGCCATTCAATGGGGTCATCGTCTTTTTGCCATTGTGACGACCATGGCGGTGCTTGCCGCCGTGGCGGCACTGTGGCGTCATCCCGCGCTGCGCCGTCTTGCCGGATGGATATCCTTTGCCTTGGTGCTGCAAGTGATCTTCGGCATTACGCTGGTCACGGAAGGCCATCCCATCCTGATCGCGGTGGCCCACAACGGGGGATCCGCCATCTTGATGTTGTTGCTCGTGACGGGCATCTATCGTGTCAGTGCCACCGTGCGCAGCCAGGCACCCTCGGAATCCCTCGGTTCGGCCTTCGTCAAAGTGACTGCGGCCCAACCCCTGCCCAAACATTGAGCCTCGGCGCGGAGATTTTCATGGACCATCAAGTTCTCAACAATTCGCCCAGCCCTGCCCGCGTGGCCTCTCAGCTCTACGCGCTGACCAAGCCCCGGGTGGTGCAGCTCATCGTCTTCTGCGCCGTCATCGGCATGTTCCTCGCCGAGCCGACTTTGCCGGCC
It includes:
- a CDS encoding SCO family protein, with amino-acid sequence MSSPLTSSLTPPAQPPARKPRSLFTLWLLLAMSAAPIVAAFFLFYVVHPSGKPPYGALVEPQRPIPLDLSLKTLDGKPYSLRRLEGYWLMVMAAPGACDKQCQQSLFYMRQIRIAQGDNRDQIVRVWLVTDDAPINPGVAEPAEGTLILRGHQKQLAAWLPNEAGQLQGPTWLVDPFGHLMMQFPANPDPTKIRRVLAKLLYNNAGIKFKHVESVQ
- a CDS encoding COX15/CtaA family protein, which codes for MNVASNAIWQFSLHWVQALVWVVVLIGVFWMGLKMRWSKLTAVLVFLTLDLVMFGSYVRLTDSGLGCPDWPGCYAKFSPIQAHAQIAQAVQEQGGTQGNVSPFKAWVEMIHRYAGSIIGTLIMVLLARAAWARRHGEDIKLGLPVALFFWVLLQGLFGKWTVTMQLIPLIVTLHLMGGVILLLLLAWFWMRNRADLISVNAGTLTRTILWIAMITVGIQIFLGGWTSTNYAALACSGFPTCNGSFDPTVNWEQGFTLWRHLGENADGSPITTAALVAIQWGHRLFAIVTTMAVLAAVAALWRHPALRRLAGWISFALVLQVIFGITLVTEGHPILIAVAHNGGSAILMLLLVTGIYRVSATVRSQAPSESLGSAFVKVTAAQPLPKH